The nucleotide window GCtacacactaatctttatttctaattccttataacttaacactttattacccAATACTCTCCTTACAACtctaatactatgtttacatataacgagattatctccatttacgagcttaactcgataatctgtaattaagaaacgagacttcccatacaaaattgctatctggataatccgagattataaaattatctcgttttatacaactcaaaaaccatatctcaggaactacttgactgatttcgatgaaacttggtttgtaatagtttccttacatcccaatgatatgttgtgaaaatagcccaaatcgcttcacaaccacgcctacttcctatataccagaactttgaaaacaatctggatcgtttgctttacaatatataaagtaagcactagtaaaaatatcggtgcagaactttgcacaaatactatgttaatagtgtggcagccccattctaaaaatcgccgaaatcggaccataggtttttaaggccccttatatcgaacacgaggacctcggtgcttctaacctaatattatggtttccaactttcaatggactttatacaatatatatgacgaatatgtgggtcaaattgtgtattatataatataaataaagttaaataaataaattgcgagagtataaaatgttcggttacacccgaacttagcccttccttacttataatgttatttgtatattatttgaaatgaaCAGTATCCATTCCACTTGTAATTTTgtattagttttagttttatttaaagaaCACTACTTTTTCTGTAATATATTCTTTGATTTCCATTTATTATTCCTTTTTATTTGGTACAGtcacattatttttaattttgatttgaaaatgaGCGATACCTTTCTTAAATGTTTGTTaacaatataacaattttttccgtaaatattggtttttcaattttcatttatgatttttctttatttatcaaattaaaaaaaaaatatttatcaaaatttacttttgatttGCTATTTTTTCATTAGCACGCGCTTcacaattttcttttcaattcgCAAGGCGTTTACCGACTGCATTTACCGGCttttatttgctaattttttttaatagcacgcgctttaaaatttacttttcaattcgCGAGACGAGACGTTAACCGACTGCATCTTACCGATATAATATGAGTCTTTATTCGGGCAATTCCAAATAAGAACTGTTTTACAGTTACATGAAAAGCTTACATTATAGATCTTACAAGCGAATGGAGTAGGAGAGAAATTAAGTGAAGAGTTAGGGATTCAGTGTTGTAAAACGTAGAAATATGATAATTAGATGTGGGAACGTAAGGAATTTAATAATAAGATGGTGGGGAATATCTGGTacaaaagaaacgtgcacgcgtagttcagtttttcgagatttagaattgttagaagcCAGCCAAGCGCCTAATTGATAggcgaataaataatttatccaaattgtatttgaacatttagaatacataattttttttaacataaattcgcaaaatagttttttctgagcagatcaccaaAAATTCTTGCAGATATTTGCAATagttatgtttttgttgcaaaaaaactcactgcgtaccgctgcagccgaaacaattggttttcggcaacgacaaaaaacaagctggtacgatgaggagtgccgtcacgcagcggagagaaaacagactgcctacctcgcaacgttgcaaacgaccacaacacgtgcgggatgggatgaccccccaatcgatgaccatgcaacagatgttccattacccgaccatgaagaaattcgaatagcaattacccgcttgaagaacaacaaagcagcgggggccgatagattaccggcagaactattcaaatacggcggcgaagaactgataaggtgcatgcatcagcttctttgcagaatatggtcggaagaaagcatgcctgacgattggaatctcagtgtgctctgcccaatccataaaaagggagatcccacaatctgcgccaattaccgtgggatcagcctcctaaatatcgcatacaaggttctatcgagcgtactgtgtgaaagactaaagcccaccgtcaacaaactgattggaccttatcagtgtggctttagacctggaaaatcgacaactgaccagatattcaccatgcgccaaattttggagaagacccgtgaaaagaggaccgacacacaccacctttttgtcgattttaaagctgctttcgacagcacgaaaaggagttgcctttacgccgcgatgtctgaatttggtttccccgcaaaactaatacggctgtgtaaattgacgttgagcaacaccaaaagctccgtcatgattgggaaggacctctccgagccgttcgataccaaacgaggtttcagacaaggtgactcactatcgtgcgacttatttaacctgatgctggaaaaaattataagagctgcagagctaaaccgagaaggtacaatcttctacaagagtgtacagctcctggcgtatgccgatgatattgatatcatcggaagcaacaaccgcgccgtttgttctgctttttcccgcatggataaggaggcgaagcgaatgggtctggaggtgaatgaggacaagacgaaatatctcctgtcatcaaacaaacagtcggcgcattcgcgtcttggctcccatgtcactgttgacaatcataacttcgaggtcgtagataatttcgtatacctgggaaccagcatcaacaacacgaacaatgtcagcctcgaaatccagcgcagaataactcttgccaacaggtgctactttggactgagtaggcaattgaacagtaaagtcctctctcgacgaaccaaaatcaagctctgcaagtcgcttatcattcccgtcctgctttacggtgcagaagcttggacgatgtcaacatcagatgagacgacactaggagttttcgagaggaaaattttgcgtaagatttattgtcctcagaacattggcaacggcgaataccgcagacgatggaacgatgagctgtacgagttatacgacgacattgacatagttcagcgaataaaagacagcggctacgctggctaggtcatgttgtccgaatggacactccagccctgaaagtgttcgatgcagtacccgccggaggaagccgaggaaggggaaggcctccactccgttggagggaccaggtggagagcgacctggttacacttgggatctccaactggcgccgaactgcgaaggagagagagaggtggcgcactatcgtcgattcggctataaccggctaagcggttgcaacgccaatcacatacatgtttttgttgcaaaaattaccttcatatcgtacctatttgatttgatttgtttattgcacttaaaattaaacaagtttttaagttataaataaaataaaatatttttttattaatacgtaatatcatacatatgtacatatattatcacAAAATGATAAGCGAAAGCGCATtcgtaattacatacatatgtgcacatgtaaacaaatatcaaaagaaCCATTCGAATTGTGTCTATATGCCAATTTGTTAACATtcattcatcatatatacaaatatgtaaatatttgaactCATGGCTTCCTACAAGATCTTCGTTGCCAACGAATGGCCGTagcttatgttttttttttaaacatgtgAAAGAGTTGCAAGCAATGCCCAACATATAAATTCGTTGATTTTTATGCCTTGATTCTTAGAAAAATCAATAGAAAGTATTTAACCTTTATGTGCTCGGTAGTCTACATTTGTAGCAGCTTTGGCCACTAACacgtaaaaaaaatagtttacagCACCCCCAAACCCTACTTTTCAAAATGACCATCTCCTGGCGGTTAGTCTACAAATGTAGACaacatataaaatgtatgaaatttcaCATCTCTCTTTCACTCAACTCTAATTTTTTGAAtgcgatttttaaataaataggcTGTGCTTGCGTTACTGACTTTTCAGCGTATTTCGCAATAgcaatacagtatactctcgaaaagtaaatcgattggtattttgggtaatttactttttcgaataatttacttttccaaatatatacataagttatctgtttttataatattaaatgcatttttaaacttaaaaaaatcattcatttatttgctttaataaaacatatggatttacatgaaaaacatatttacatttacatacatacatatgtatttactatgaagagaaaaaatcttgaatattcttttgtttttttttttcttttgcaatatattttctgaccatttttgtacgacaattcaaaaagtctgacacctgatttgcatcgttttcatttttaaaccagtggctcaagtaggagagtttatttactaaaaagacgcgataaacaagtgagtaaagctccagttacccatacttgacttgacctagagagacttgataactgtcacataaaagatccgtttaatgggccttgcatgtatttgattaccgaacgcatgacttgacttgaaagtctgttgaatttagaatttcaagTTAAGTTGACATTTCAGAGAGTGGCATCTTTGTTCTCTCcctttattttgacatttcagaGAGTGACAGCTCAGTTATTTCGCTCGCTTTTTTGATAGCacgcttcatttcattttcatcatttcattttcataatctcatttaattttctatatttaatttgcCATTTGATAAATGATCCCAATAAACACAATGaatgatgaaaaattaatagaagaagTGCGGGcgcgtgaaattttatataacaagGCCTGCGTAGGCTACCGAGTGCCGAGCCGGAAGAGGGACGCGTGGGTAAGCGTGGCGAAGGAGCTAGGTGCTACTGGTAAGTAATtgttattaacaatttatttattagattgtaatatattttgtatatatatatgtgtagatgTTAATAGTTTAAGTTGTGTTTATTTTACAGAAGAGCAGAGCTCGAAGAGGTGGCTGACTCTAAGGGAAAGATTCAGTAGGGAGGTAAGGAAAATGGAGGCACCATCAGGAAGTGGGGCGAGTAACGCCGAAACCAGGCCATTGTTCGACAATATGAGctttttaaaactatatatacaGC belongs to Zeugodacus cucurbitae isolate PBARC_wt_2022May chromosome 6, idZeuCucr1.2, whole genome shotgun sequence and includes:
- the LOC128922728 gene encoding transcription factor Adf-1-like translates to MIPINTMNDEKLIEEVRAREILYNKACVGYRVPSRKRDAWVSVAKELGATEEQSSKRWLTLRERFSREVRKMEAPSGSGASNAETRPLFDNMSFLKLYIQPRP